The following proteins are co-located in the bacterium genome:
- a CDS encoding acyl-CoA dehydrogenase family protein produces the protein MDFEHSARAQQYIDHVARFVRERVVPNEPLFFDQLAHTDDWRRWRIPTILEELKQEAKAAGLWNLFLPESDLGAGLDNRDYAPLAEIMGRSFLASEVFNCSAPDTGNMEVLVRYGSDEQKERWLAPLLEGRTRSAFAMTEPAVASSDATNMKATCEIDGDDVVINGQKWWTSGAGDPRCAFFIFMGVTDPTAERHQRHSMVIVPADAPGVRILRMVPVFGHLDEPHGHGEILFDNVRVPRSHVILGPGRGFEIAQGRLGPGRIHHCMRAIGAAERALERLCQRAVGRVAFGKPLANLGGNRDVIANCRMAIDQARLLTLHAAWALDRHGTFGALTDISAIKVVAPNVLQMVTDAAIQIHGGEGMADPELTRLLAMARALRIADGPDEVHRGMVARLELRKYQ, from the coding sequence ATGGATTTCGAGCATTCCGCACGCGCCCAGCAGTACATCGACCACGTCGCGCGCTTCGTCCGCGAGCGCGTCGTGCCCAACGAGCCGCTGTTCTTCGACCAACTCGCGCACACCGACGACTGGCGGCGCTGGCGGATTCCGACGATCCTCGAGGAGCTCAAGCAGGAGGCGAAGGCGGCCGGCCTGTGGAACCTGTTTCTGCCGGAGAGCGATCTCGGCGCCGGGCTCGACAATCGCGACTACGCTCCGCTGGCGGAGATCATGGGGCGCAGCTTCCTCGCCTCCGAGGTGTTCAACTGCAGCGCCCCGGACACCGGCAACATGGAGGTGCTGGTGCGCTATGGCTCGGACGAGCAGAAGGAGCGCTGGCTGGCGCCGCTGCTCGAGGGGCGCACGCGCTCGGCCTTCGCGATGACCGAGCCGGCGGTCGCTTCGAGCGACGCCACCAACATGAAGGCCACCTGCGAGATCGACGGCGACGACGTCGTGATCAACGGCCAGAAGTGGTGGACCAGCGGCGCTGGCGACCCGCGCTGCGCCTTCTTCATCTTCATGGGCGTCACCGATCCCACCGCCGAACGCCACCAGCGGCACTCGATGGTCATCGTCCCCGCCGACGCGCCGGGAGTGAGGATCCTGCGCATGGTGCCGGTCTTCGGCCATCTCGACGAGCCGCACGGGCATGGCGAGATCCTCTTCGACAACGTGCGCGTGCCGCGCAGCCACGTCATCCTCGGGCCGGGGCGCGGCTTCGAGATCGCCCAGGGCCGTCTCGGGCCGGGGCGCATCCACCACTGCATGCGCGCCATCGGCGCCGCCGAGCGGGCGCTGGAACGACTGTGCCAGCGCGCCGTCGGCCGCGTCGCCTTCGGCAAGCCGCTCGCCAACCTGGGCGGCAATCGCGACGTCATCGCCAACTGCCGGATGGCGATCGATCAGGCGCGGCTGCTGACCCTGCATGCGGCGTGGGCCCTCGATCGCCACGGCACGTTCGGCGCGCTCACGGACATCTCGGCGATCAAGGTGGTCGCCCCGAACGTGCTGCAGATGGTCACCGACGCGGCGATCCAGATCCACGGCGGCGAGGGCATGGCCGACCCCGAGCTCACCCGCCTGCTCGCCATGGCGCGCGCTCTGCGCATCGCCGACGGTCCGGACGAGGTGCACCGCGGCATGGTCGCCCGCCTGGAGCTGCGGAAGTACCAGTAA
- a CDS encoding DUF2191 domain-containing protein: MIWVPVMKTTVEIADPLLAEAREVARRDNTTLRALLDEGLRIALRQRRQHRFTLRRVTFGGNGLRPELRDASWDRIRELAYEPGP; this comes from the coding sequence ATGATATGGGTCCCCGTAATGAAAACCACGGTGGAGATCGCCGATCCGCTCCTCGCCGAGGCGCGCGAGGTGGCGCGGCGCGACAACACCACGCTGCGCGCGCTGCTCGACGAAGGCCTGCGCATCGCCCTCCGGCAGCGGCGCCAACATCGCTTCACCCTGCGGCGCGTCACGTTCGGCGGCAATGGGTTGCGCCCCGAGCTGCGCGATGCGAGCTGGGACCGTATTCGCGAGCTCGCGTACGAGCCGGGGCCGTGA
- a CDS encoding MATE family efflux transporter has protein sequence MSALLDSPAAVGAVASRGGVRELVALALPVVLTNLSATLMMTTDAMMVGRLGPSELAAVGYAGIWYWTVIAGFNGTGSGVQTFAAQAHGAGHPRQCGGWLWQAWYTVVPAATATLLLFAVAFPALLDLLGPDPTLRPLASDYVRARVLGSGGLMTGMVIAAFLRGVGDARTPLHAMIAANLVNVALNYCLIFGHCGAPRLGVAGSGVATAIAEWAYAIWLARAVYRPARRRRFATDAVAPDAAAMRRFLRTSAPIGGQWALDMLAFAAFSTLVARMGASEMAASQALLSLMHLSFMQVVGVQMAVATLVGRYLGAGDPTAARRSLRSALRVGVGLSIAVAALFVLAPEACLRLFVSDEAVLRLGVPLLVVGAAFQICDAVGVLNGGALRGAGDTRWPFVVQTLLAWGLFPPAAYVGGALAGGGLTGAWLGGVVYVAVLAGALHWRVQSGAWETARI, from the coding sequence ATGTCCGCACTTCTCGATAGCCCCGCCGCCGTCGGCGCCGTCGCCTCACGCGGCGGCGTCCGCGAGCTGGTCGCGCTGGCGCTGCCGGTGGTCCTCACCAACCTGTCCGCGACGTTGATGATGACCACGGACGCGATGATGGTGGGCCGCCTCGGTCCCAGCGAGCTCGCAGCCGTCGGCTACGCCGGCATCTGGTACTGGACGGTCATCGCGGGGTTCAATGGTACCGGCAGCGGCGTCCAGACCTTCGCCGCCCAGGCGCACGGCGCCGGTCATCCCCGGCAGTGCGGGGGCTGGCTGTGGCAGGCCTGGTACACGGTGGTGCCGGCGGCGACCGCGACGCTGCTGCTCTTCGCGGTGGCGTTCCCGGCATTGCTCGATCTGCTCGGGCCGGATCCGACGCTGCGGCCGCTGGCGAGCGACTACGTGCGGGCGCGGGTGCTCGGCAGCGGCGGCCTGATGACCGGGATGGTGATCGCCGCCTTTCTGCGCGGCGTCGGCGATGCGCGGACGCCGCTCCATGCCATGATCGCCGCCAACCTGGTGAACGTCGCCCTCAACTACTGCCTGATCTTCGGTCACTGCGGGGCGCCGCGGCTGGGCGTCGCCGGCTCCGGTGTGGCGACCGCGATTGCCGAGTGGGCGTACGCGATCTGGTTGGCGCGGGCGGTCTACCGACCGGCGCGGCGGCGGCGCTTCGCGACCGACGCCGTGGCGCCCGACGCGGCGGCGATGCGGCGCTTTCTCCGCACCAGCGCGCCGATCGGCGGCCAGTGGGCGCTCGACATGCTGGCGTTCGCGGCCTTCAGCACCCTGGTGGCGCGCATGGGGGCGAGCGAGATGGCGGCGAGCCAGGCGCTGCTCAGCTTGATGCACCTGTCGTTCATGCAGGTGGTCGGCGTGCAGATGGCGGTGGCGACGCTGGTCGGCCGCTACCTGGGCGCCGGCGACCCGACCGCGGCGCGGCGCAGTCTGCGCAGCGCGCTGCGGGTCGGCGTCGGCCTGTCGATCGCCGTCGCGGCGCTGTTCGTGCTCGCGCCGGAGGCTTGTCTGCGCCTATTCGTCAGCGACGAGGCGGTGCTGCGCCTGGGCGTGCCGCTGCTCGTCGTCGGCGCGGCGTTCCAGATCTGCGACGCGGTCGGGGTCCTCAACGGCGGCGCGTTGCGCGGCGCCGGCGACACCCGCTGGCCCTTCGTGGTGCAGACGCTGCTCGCCTGGGGTCTCTTTCCGCCCGCCGCCTATGTCGGCGGCGCGCTGGCGGGCGGCGGGCTCACCGGCGCCTGGCTGGGCGGCGTCGTCTACGTCGCCGTCCTCGCCGGCGCCCTCCACTGGCGCGTCCAGAGCGGCGCCTGGGAGACGGCGCGGATCTGA
- a CDS encoding glycosyltransferase family 39 protein, translating to MRLAPRLLLALLLGAAALRVWRLDTVPLGLHGDEAVTGFDAHRVLAEGWIGPYAYPSALGQPTGPVYVAALVLALFGESTAMLRLSMALFGVATVFSTWLAGRAMFGRAVGLLAAALLVAQPWHLHLSRIAFMVNAWPCLQMAVLWLLFRARQRPAVWRWALTGAVAGLTIYTYNAAPLSLPLFAAPVLVDLASPPPGRPRRRVLALALVAAGAALVVMLPMLDYVRNHEEYFWHHQEVALTNSAAWREGAWRDRAGLLAARAGEWGRGVVAGGAPDDGDGLGGEGFPLLDPVTVIAAAAGLGLALRRWREPACAALLVGVATLPLGALLTIEGGLYRRAFGLAPIAALLAALSLARLWRQAARRGAATQRAATVALAGLLLLSGARNAQRYFGPLQSSDEMRYVFPYQIDAAARFLATLPSDTVVFWYSDRWPAGYETRRWFAPDAEVVERSPEFGAPTEDDGTPVVRADSDRESVFLLLGRYRDLAAAIQQRHRGGTLVEDVRDGEVLFRAVRVEPLAVEAPI from the coding sequence GCGCGTCTGGCGGCTCGACACCGTTCCCCTCGGTCTGCACGGCGACGAGGCGGTCACCGGCTTCGACGCCCACCGCGTGCTGGCCGAGGGATGGATCGGACCCTACGCCTACCCAAGCGCGCTCGGGCAGCCGACCGGGCCGGTGTACGTCGCGGCGCTCGTGCTGGCGCTGTTCGGCGAGTCCACCGCGATGCTGCGCCTGTCGATGGCCCTGTTCGGCGTCGCCACCGTCTTCTCCACCTGGCTCGCCGGCCGAGCCATGTTCGGTCGTGCGGTCGGCCTGTTGGCGGCGGCCCTGTTGGTGGCGCAGCCGTGGCACCTGCACCTCAGCCGCATCGCCTTCATGGTGAACGCCTGGCCCTGCCTGCAGATGGCGGTGCTGTGGTTGCTCTTCCGCGCCCGCCAGCGGCCTGCCGTCTGGCGCTGGGCGCTGACCGGCGCGGTCGCCGGCCTGACCATCTACACGTACAACGCCGCCCCGCTGTCGCTGCCGCTGTTCGCCGCCCCGGTGCTGGTCGATCTCGCGTCGCCGCCGCCCGGGCGGCCGCGGCGGCGCGTCCTCGCGCTGGCGCTGGTCGCCGCCGGCGCGGCGCTGGTGGTGATGCTGCCGATGCTCGACTACGTGCGCAACCACGAGGAGTACTTCTGGCATCACCAGGAGGTGGCGCTGACCAACAGCGCGGCGTGGCGCGAGGGCGCCTGGCGCGACCGGGCAGGGCTGCTGGCGGCGCGCGCCGGCGAGTGGGGCAGGGGGGTCGTCGCTGGCGGCGCGCCCGATGACGGCGACGGCCTGGGCGGGGAGGGATTCCCGTTGCTCGACCCGGTCACCGTGATCGCCGCCGCCGCCGGTCTGGGCCTGGCGCTCCGCCGCTGGCGCGAGCCCGCCTGCGCGGCGCTGCTGGTGGGCGTGGCGACGTTGCCGCTGGGCGCCCTCCTGACCATCGAGGGTGGGCTCTACCGGCGCGCCTTCGGGCTGGCGCCGATCGCGGCCCTGCTTGCCGCCCTGTCGCTGGCGCGCCTCTGGCGGCAGGCCGCGCGCCGCGGCGCGGCGACGCAACGGGCCGCCACGGTGGCGCTGGCCGGGCTGCTGCTCCTCAGCGGCGCGCGCAACGCGCAGCGCTATTTCGGGCCGCTGCAGTCGAGCGACGAGATGCGCTACGTCTTCCCGTACCAGATCGACGCCGCGGCGCGGTTCCTCGCCACGTTGCCGTCGGACACGGTGGTGTTCTGGTACAGCGACCGCTGGCCCGCCGGCTACGAGACCCGCCGTTGGTTCGCGCCCGACGCCGAGGTCGTCGAGCGTTCGCCCGAGTTCGGCGCCCCCACCGAGGACGATGGCACCCCGGTGGTCCGCGCCGACAGCGACCGCGAATCCGTCTTCCTCCTCCTCGGTCGCTATCGCGATCTCGCCGCGGCCATCCAGCAGCGCCACCGCGGCGGCACCCTGGTCGAAGATGTGCGCGACGGCGAGGTCCTCTTCCGCGCCGTCCGCGTCGAGCCGCTCGCCGTCGAAGCGCCGATCTGA
- a CDS encoding PIN domain-containing protein, with translation MIAIDTNLLVYAHRSDALWHDRADACLAGLAEGSVRWAIPWPCVHEFVSIVTHPRIYDPPTPLDVALDQVTAWMEAPRVELLGEADGYWPVLIELLRTGRIAGPAVHDARIAALCLHHGVDELLTADRDFGRFANLRTRNPLV, from the coding sequence GTGATCGCCATCGATACCAACCTGCTGGTCTACGCGCATCGCAGCGACGCGCTGTGGCACGACCGCGCCGACGCGTGCCTCGCCGGGCTCGCGGAAGGAAGCGTGCGCTGGGCCATCCCCTGGCCTTGCGTGCACGAGTTCGTCTCCATCGTCACCCACCCGCGCATCTACGATCCGCCGACGCCGCTCGACGTCGCGCTCGATCAGGTCACGGCCTGGATGGAAGCGCCTCGCGTCGAGCTCCTCGGCGAGGCGGACGGCTACTGGCCAGTGCTCATCGAGCTGCTGCGCACCGGCCGGATCGCCGGTCCGGCCGTCCATGACGCCCGTATCGCCGCGCTCTGCCTGCACCACGGCGTCGACGAGCTGCTCACCGCCGACCGCGACTTCGGCCGCTTCGCGAACCTGCGGACGCGCAATCCCCTGGTCTGA